The genomic interval TTCCTTTTATGCGCCATCGTGTTGAGCACGTAGCGGTAACGTAGCCATATCTACTCCACCCGTCATATGTGCTACTTGAGGATATCATTCTCATAACATTGGCAACATATGACACCCTCAAGTCACCGTAGAATgtattttctctgtttcatattataagactttttggtcttatctagatttatatgtgtaccaataaatctagatacgTATACAAAACATACATATTGATATGTAAATGAGTATAGACAAAcctaaaagtcttataatataaagcgGATCGAGTAATTATTGTTTTTCTGCGGGGAAGGCAAAATGACCTTTCTGCGATCGACGCATCAAAAATCCCATTGCCATATCGAGACGCCTGCAAGTGCAAACTCAGGAACTATTCTGCAACACGGCAATTACCTGATTCTATAATAGCGTGGCGCAAGTAGGCGATGGCGCGTCGCAAAGCATGTCAAAAACGGGGGGGAGATAACCAAGATAATCCTCGCACATCTCGCTTCCCGACTTGTCTCTCTTGTTTCCACCGCACCTTTTCCCTCTCGGCGGAAAACACCAGCCTCGAATATGCCAAGCTCACCCCACCCAGACGATCAGGCCGTGCGCTTtctgcccccgcgccgcgccgcgcgtgcCGCTCGTCTCGTCGGGTGTCACCGCGCCGCCCCACCCCATCCGCGCGCCCCCGAATCTCGCGGCGTCGCCTCGTCATCGGCCcacagaaaagaaagaaaaggaggagagCTAATCGGCCGCCGTGCGGAGCACAGCGCGGCTCAGCGAGcgagcggccggccggccctctccctcctcacGCCGCACTTCAGCAACGTTCCTCACGCCGCACTTGAGCTGCGCGGCCTTGGCCAAGACAGCGCGCCCCCCAGACCATGCGCGTCGTCTCCGCCCGCGCTGCTCTCCCGTCGCGCCCCCAGCAGCTGCCGCCCCCTGTCCCCGCATGGCGAGCCCCGACAAGGTCGGCTGCTCGCCGGAGCCGCTGCCCCTCGACCGCCTCCTGGCCGAGCTAGCAGCCAACGCCGAGCGGCTCGGGAGGAGGTGGGAGGCGGCGCTCCGCAAAcggggtgggggaggggagggagccaGAGCGGCGTGCCGGGGGTTGGAGGGTACGAAGGCGGATGCGGCGATACAGCTGCACACGCCGCTGTTCTACGCCACCTGCGCCCTCGGCGGGCTCCTCAGCACCGGCCTCACCCACCTCGCAGTCACTCCTCTCGACCTCGTCAAGTGCAACATGCAGGTCTTTGCCCGTGCTAGTATAGGTATAGCTCAGATCTCTAGTTCCCCTAATGGCTGATGGAATTCGTGTTTGCAATGTTCATTGTTGCAGGTCGACCCTGGTAAGTACAGGGACATTTCATCTGGCTTCGGTGTCCTGCTCCAGGAGCAAGGTCTTGGTGGTTTCTTCAAGGGCTGGATGGCCACGCTGGTTGGGTACAGCAGCCAAGGGGCTTGCAAGTTTGGGTTCTACGAGTTCTTTAAGAAGTGCTACTCGGACATTGCTGGCCCCGAGCATGCCGAGAAGTGGAAGACCTTCATCTACCTTGCTGCGTCGGCATCGGCTGAGTTGATTGCAGATGTAGCTCTCTGCCCCATGGAGGCTGTGAAGGTTCGGGTGCAAACCCAGCCAGGATTTGCTCGGTGCCTGACTGATGGGTTTCCGAAGATTGTCCAATCTGAAGGTGCCTTTGGGTATAGATACCGCTTTTTCTTGTATATACATTGTTAATTCTGTGCGAAGTTTATTTGGGAACATCCCATAATATGGTGTGCAAATTTCAGGCTTTATAAAGGACTAATTCCTCTTTGGGGTCGCCAAGTTCCTTGTAAGTCAAATGTCTCATCACCAGTTATCTTTTAATGTTGTATTTGCATGTCAAGGGTTTTGAACTGCACAAATGTAGACCATTTGGGTCAAACACAAGGTAGCAACTAACATTTGACAGCACTATATGCTACACCAAGATCCTCTGGTGAGATTACTATTTTTGCTCACGTTCCTACAAAACGGATATTAAAGTTCATGTACAACAATGTTATGCACCGCTGTTCTTGAGCATGCTGGCAGAGAACTGTTGACAATTTGACACTATTGTAACGTGCCTACTTGGCAATTTTACTGAATGAGCCGCTTATCACTGGTATTTTTTGACAGAAGAAGAGTAACTTAAGCTGGTAGTACTTTAAAACTCTTCGTTATTTTTTGAGTAAGTATTTTAATAGTTTACTCTCGTAACAATGCTGCAAGACATAGTTTCTTGCACTTGCTTGAACGAACTATATTGTATTTGTTCACTCCTGTTACTAGTGCATGGGAACATTGTCAATTGT from Oryza brachyantha chromosome 3, ObraRS2, whole genome shotgun sequence carries:
- the LOC102702362 gene encoding mitochondrial phosphate carrier protein 3, mitochondrial-like, with protein sequence MASPDKVGCSPEPLPLDRLLAELAANAERLGRRWEAALRKRGGGGEGARAACRGLEGTKADAAIQLHTPLFYATCALGGLLSTGLTHLAVTPLDLVKCNMQVDPGKYRDISSGFGVLLQEQGLGGFFKGWMATLVGYSSQGACKFGFYEFFKKCYSDIAGPEHAEKWKTFIYLAASASAELIADVALCPMEAVKVRVQTQPGFARCLTDGFPKIVQSEGAFGLYKGLIPLWGRQVPYTMMKFACFETIVELVYKHAVPKPKDECSKPLQLAVSFAGGYIAGVFCAAISHPADNLVSFLNNAKGATMADAVRTLGVWGLLTRGLPLRIIMVGTLTGAQWATYDAFKVFVGLPTSGGLIPSPAADLRQVGDEKKN